The following are encoded in a window of Coleofasciculus sp. FACHB-1120 genomic DNA:
- a CDS encoding SDR family oxidoreductase: MAILSGRAWITGASSGIGAATARILAQNGAKVVLSARRTEQLEQLSQEIERAGGQAIIKPLDVTDREAVAQVGEELETMGGVDILINNAGLMPLAPMLEGRVDEWERMIDVNLKGLLYTIHAVLPGMAKRKHGHIVNLGSVAGRFAFKGGAVYCGTKFAVRAISDCLRQEAIEYGVRVTDIEPGAVATELADSIKHEATKEAVTGQGGFYAPGADILQAEDIANAILYVVSQPEHVNIGELLIRPRIQEL; the protein is encoded by the coding sequence ATGGCAATTCTTTCAGGACGAGCTTGGATTACGGGTGCGAGTAGTGGCATTGGCGCAGCGACAGCCAGAATATTGGCTCAGAACGGAGCGAAAGTCGTTTTGTCGGCACGCCGCACCGAGCAACTCGAACAGCTTTCCCAGGAAATTGAACGTGCAGGTGGTCAGGCGATTATCAAACCCTTGGACGTAACCGACCGGGAAGCTGTGGCACAGGTGGGGGAGGAACTTGAAACAATGGGTGGCGTGGACATCCTAATCAATAATGCTGGTTTAATGCCTCTGGCACCGATGCTGGAAGGGCGCGTGGATGAGTGGGAGCGGATGATTGATGTGAACCTGAAGGGACTCCTGTACACCATTCATGCTGTCCTTCCTGGCATGGCTAAGCGCAAGCACGGTCATATTGTAAATCTGGGATCGGTGGCTGGACGCTTTGCTTTTAAAGGGGGGGCTGTCTATTGCGGAACTAAATTTGCGGTACGCGCTATCTCAGATTGTTTGCGCCAGGAAGCAATTGAATATGGCGTGCGGGTGACGGACATTGAACCGGGCGCAGTGGCGACTGAACTTGCCGATTCAATCAAGCATGAGGCAACCAAAGAAGCTGTGACCGGACAAGGCGGTTTTTATGCTCCGGGTGCGGATATCCTGCAAGCAGAAGATATTGCTAACGCGATTCTTTACGTGGTGAGCCAACCTGAACACGTCAACATCGGTGAGTTGTTGATTCGTCCACGGATTCAGGAACTCTAA
- a CDS encoding DsbA family oxidoreductase, protein MTLKIKVFSDYVCPYCFLAEFPLKAAIQDKDVEVEWIPFELRPYPQPTLKPEDDYLQTVWKQSVYPLARKMGVEIKLPSISPQPHTHLAFEGYQYAREHGKANEYNDRLLRAFFQEDRDIGNIEILTQLAGEIGLDGKEFRESLETRRYKTAHQQALEQTRKEIGITSVPTFMIGDRILPGLLSQESLERAINQAVEGELSQK, encoded by the coding sequence ATGACTCTTAAAATAAAAGTTTTTTCTGACTACGTTTGTCCATACTGTTTTCTAGCCGAGTTCCCCCTAAAAGCAGCGATTCAGGACAAGGACGTTGAAGTTGAGTGGATACCCTTCGAGCTTCGACCTTATCCACAACCAACGCTGAAACCGGAAGACGATTATCTTCAAACGGTTTGGAAACAGTCAGTCTATCCGCTAGCGAGAAAAATGGGTGTTGAGATCAAACTGCCAAGTATCTCGCCGCAACCACATACGCATCTAGCGTTCGAGGGTTATCAGTACGCTAGAGAACATGGTAAAGCTAACGAATACAATGACCGTCTTCTCCGGGCGTTTTTTCAAGAAGATCGGGACATTGGCAATATCGAGATTTTGACGCAGTTAGCGGGAGAAATTGGGTTGGATGGAAAAGAGTTTAGAGAATCTTTGGAAACCCGAAGGTATAAAACAGCTCATCAGCAAGCATTAGAACAGACTCGCAAAGAAATCGGTATTACCTCAGTCCCGACATTTATGATTGGCGATCGCATTTTGCCGGGTTTGTTAAGTCAAGAAAGCTTGGAACGGGCGATTAATCAGGCAGTGGAGGGCGAGCTTAGCCAAAAATAG